From Plasmodium chabaudi chabaudi strain AS genome assembly, chromosome: 12, the proteins below share one genomic window:
- a CDS encoding conserved protein, unknown function (term=annotation;date=20180518;qualifier=removed_product=conserved Plasmodium protein, unknown function;qualifier=added_product=conserved protein, unknown function;curatorName=ucb@sanger.ac.uk) encodes MNFVKTYIYKQEYTEEGIKELEKDARSVKEIDENKILKDLPEFKRGNNFLSLSEQLELNKNNKGNTTKENQDNSNLLDIPNLNEENIDLYGNHEIFDNYSFEKIQEREKEVANEYKEAIKDYVKKKELKNITSHDDILKDDINHDFKKIKKEIINKKKNNNETKTNVKAIIKTTKKKNDNSNSDNKNGQHKELLKNNEQPQQTSFLLSGYSDNSDD; translated from the coding sequence ATGAACTTTGTGaaaacttatatatataaacaagaGTATACAGAAGAAGGAATAAAAGAATTGGAAAAAGATGCAAGGAGTGTAAAAGaaattgatgaaaataaaattcttAAGGATTTACCCGAATTTAAAAGAGGTAATAACTTTTTAAGTTTATCTGAACAATTagaattaaacaaaaataacaaaGGGAATACAACAAAAGAAAATCAAGACAATTCAAATCTATTAGATATCCCAAATctaaatgaagaaaatatagacTTATATGGAAATCATGaaatatttgataattacagttttgaaaaaattcaaGAAAGAGAAAAAGAAGTTgctaatgaatataaagaaGCAATAAAAGattatgttaaaaaaaaggaattaaaaaatataacatccCATGATGATATTTTGAAAGACGATATTAATCAtgactttaaaaaaataaaaaaagaaattattaataaaaaaaaaaataataatgagacaaaaacaaatgttaaagctataattaaaactacaaaaaaaaaaaacgataaCTCAAATtctgataataaaaatggtcAACATAAGGaattattgaaaaataatgaacagCCCCAACAAacttcttttcttttatctGGATATTCGGACAATTCAGATGATTAG
- a CDS encoding conserved protein, unknown function (term=annotation;date=20180518;qualifier=removed_product=conserved Plasmodium protein, unknown function;qualifier=added_product=conserved protein, unknown function;curatorName=ucb@sanger.ac.uk): MIKIRRINLYKKIKEKIPYGVKQSQNYKDAKKQERLSLEANRKLKESRGMLLEGKKNLFMCLRQNSDINWYRAGQILKHLEIHQRAKPEITSKMREKITDIANFVKKGR; this comes from the coding sequence ATGATTAAAATACGAcgaataaatttatataaaaagattAAGGAGAAGATCCCTTATGGAGTTAAACAAAGCCAAAACTATAAAGATGCAAAAAAACAAGAAAGATTATCTTTAGAGGCTAATAggaaattaaaagaaagtCGAGGTATGTTATTAgagggaaaaaaaaacttattCATGTGTTTAAGGCAAAATAGTGATATAAATTGGTATAGAGCTGgtcaaattttaaaacatttagAAATCCATCAAAGAGCTAAACCAGAAATAACTTCAAAAATGagagaaaaaattacaGATATCgctaattttgtaaaaaaggGAAGATAA